One Salinicoccus roseus genomic region harbors:
- the mspA gene encoding membrane stabilizing protein MspA, producing MILTVLMLLIYLVISAITILLMRNRALDILRVIAGVALLLMMTLISLEAPNPDGLLIFSLAISLFIAVEITAFKEAKGDHARLFMIHVFTLMISAVLIIMLLTL from the coding sequence ATGATTCTGACAGTCCTTATGCTGCTCATTTATCTCGTCATCAGTGCAATCACCATATTGCTGATGAGAAACAGGGCCCTGGATATTCTGAGGGTCATCGCAGGTGTCGCCCTGCTGCTCATGATGACCCTGATTTCCCTGGAAGCGCCCAATCCCGACGGCCTGCTGATCTTTTCGCTGGCCATTTCCCTCTTCATAGCAGTTGAAATCACTGCCTTCAAAGAAGCAAAGGGAGACCATGCACGCCTGTTCATGATACATGTCTTCACCCTCATGATTTCAGCCGTGCTCATCATCATGCTGCTGACACTGTAA
- a CDS encoding transporter substrate-binding domain-containing protein, with translation MKKWILPLAFVLLLIAGCGNEAESGSVEETEGENIIKIGSSPDGYPLSFQEDGEVKGFNADIYNAIFDELNYEIEWVMTDWTGVLANLDTGNVDTASNFAMTPERAEKYTFSDPYYNSKAAVAVAQDNETIQSVSDLEGADVGTILGTNFQNVLNEEYPDHGGEIIDYENNEVVYNDVIAGKIDAYLFGREQLLAMINDRDIALEIAGEPFGVQPVALPFKDTPENQQLISDINDVLAELRSDGTLAEISEKWYGMDIYEEEAE, from the coding sequence ATGAAGAAATGGATTTTACCGTTGGCATTCGTCCTGCTCTTGATTGCAGGATGCGGAAATGAAGCGGAAAGCGGGAGTGTGGAAGAGACGGAAGGGGAAAATATCATCAAAATCGGTTCGTCACCTGATGGCTATCCGCTCTCTTTCCAGGAAGACGGGGAAGTGAAGGGATTCAATGCAGATATCTATAACGCGATATTCGATGAACTGAACTATGAGATAGAATGGGTGATGACAGACTGGACAGGTGTGCTGGCCAATCTTGATACAGGGAATGTGGATACGGCCAGCAATTTTGCCATGACTCCGGAAAGGGCTGAAAAGTATACCTTCTCCGACCCCTACTATAATTCGAAGGCAGCGGTGGCGGTGGCCCAGGATAATGAGACCATCCAATCCGTCAGTGATCTGGAGGGGGCCGATGTCGGTACGATACTGGGCACGAACTTCCAGAATGTACTGAATGAGGAATACCCGGATCATGGGGGCGAGATCATTGATTATGAGAATAACGAGGTGGTCTATAACGATGTGATTGCCGGCAAGATTGATGCATACCTATTTGGGCGGGAACAGCTGTTGGCAATGATCAATGATCGTGATATAGCGCTTGAAATAGCAGGGGAGCCTTTCGGAGTTCAGCCTGTCGCCCTGCCATTCAAGGATACGCCGGAAAATCAGCAGTTGATTTCGGATATCAATGATGTGCTTGCTGAATTGAGGAGCGATGGCACACTGGCTGAGATATCCGAAAAATGGTACGGCATGGACATATATGAAGAAGAGGCAGAATGA
- a CDS encoding lipid II:glycine glycyltransferase FemX, producing the protein MLKLLNLTEDEHDQFIEGHPHGDLLQLTDWARSKQLTGWYSRRFAVGNEVDETLGAALLLFKKVPKLNHTLCYISRGFVCDYKDPLLVEFMLNEALKIAGDEKAYAIKIDPDLPLETHRDTIGFLESIGFRHRGLKDGMSKDNIQPRQTMVAPIDKDDKELLQSFERNNRTKVRNAIRRGTKVYRAERGDLQTFVRLMKETGQRDGFLTRDITYFESLYDNLHENGHMELFLVKLMPAEVAASLEADLDKVGKDLEKAMKKKDGSKKENQIKDLNNRMEKLQKQQQEIEEIKKEHPEGVILSGALLAQSGHKAYYLYGASSDQYREYLPNHHMQYEMMKYARDNGAKTYDFGGVSVSPPEDSPHFGLWQFKKVWGTEVSEKIGEFDYVLHRPLYTLAEVGVPMFQKGKVKLNQTLKALKERR; encoded by the coding sequence ATGCTTAAATTGTTGAACCTGACTGAAGACGAACATGATCAGTTTATTGAAGGGCACCCCCATGGAGACCTGCTGCAGTTGACGGACTGGGCACGTTCCAAGCAACTGACCGGATGGTACTCCAGACGGTTTGCCGTAGGAAACGAGGTGGATGAAACGCTTGGCGCGGCTCTTCTCCTGTTCAAGAAGGTGCCGAAACTGAACCATACACTATGCTATATATCCAGAGGCTTTGTCTGCGACTACAAGGACCCGCTTCTTGTGGAATTCATGCTGAATGAGGCATTGAAGATAGCCGGGGACGAGAAGGCCTATGCAATAAAGATAGATCCGGACCTTCCACTTGAAACACATCGGGATACGATAGGATTCCTTGAATCGATCGGTTTCAGGCACCGTGGCCTGAAAGATGGCATGAGCAAGGATAATATACAGCCGAGGCAGACCATGGTGGCCCCGATCGATAAGGATGACAAGGAACTGCTGCAGAGCTTTGAGCGGAACAACCGTACAAAAGTGCGCAATGCCATCCGCCGGGGGACCAAAGTCTACAGGGCGGAGCGTGGGGATCTCCAGACCTTCGTCAGGCTCATGAAGGAGACCGGACAGCGGGATGGGTTCCTCACCCGTGACATCACCTACTTTGAATCCCTCTATGATAATCTCCACGAAAATGGGCACATGGAATTATTCCTGGTGAAACTGATGCCTGCGGAAGTTGCGGCTTCCCTGGAGGCGGACCTGGATAAGGTCGGGAAGGATCTGGAAAAAGCCATGAAGAAGAAGGATGGCAGCAAGAAGGAGAACCAGATCAAGGATCTCAACAACCGAATGGAAAAGCTTCAGAAACAGCAGCAGGAGATTGAAGAAATCAAGAAAGAGCATCCTGAAGGCGTCATCCTTTCCGGCGCGCTGCTTGCCCAGTCTGGACATAAGGCATACTATCTCTACGGGGCATCTTCCGACCAGTACCGTGAATACTTGCCGAACCATCATATGCAGTATGAAATGATGAAGTATGCACGGGACAATGGTGCCAAGACATATGACTTTGGCGGTGTCAGCGTCTCTCCGCCCGAGGATTCCCCACATTTCGGCCTGTGGCAGTTCAAGAAAGTATGGGGGACGGAAGTGAGTGAGAAAATCGGAGAATTCGATTATGTTCTCCACCGCCCGCTGTACACCCTTGCCGAAGTCGGCGTGCCGATGTTCCAAAAGGGGAAAGTAAAATTGAATCAGACACTCAAAGCACTGAAAGAGCGCCGTTGA
- a CDS encoding VOC family protein translates to MVKFDHIIHYVNKLEPVEEDGLLPIHSGGKHEHLGTANLLSYFDQRYVEYLAIDDEERFKRHLEESEDSFVGTIDRMEYEEGFLRYALATEEIHQLADRYRAKGFRTVGPVDMERTTNGETIRWKLLYVLDDEEVLPFFIQWEEEESARLERIRNLRGTFISPEMNIHHEVRNVKVWDAFFDVIGVWKGEVDAHTTLTISENKDPSITLELGMDGESAIYRGAVYKFI, encoded by the coding sequence ATGGTTAAATTCGATCACATCATACATTATGTCAACAAGCTGGAACCGGTAGAGGAAGATGGCCTGCTGCCCATCCATTCGGGCGGAAAACATGAACATCTGGGTACTGCGAACCTGTTGTCCTATTTCGATCAGAGATATGTGGAATATCTCGCCATCGACGACGAAGAAAGATTCAAACGCCATCTGGAAGAGTCGGAGGATTCGTTTGTCGGTACGATTGACCGCATGGAGTACGAAGAAGGCTTCCTACGCTATGCACTTGCCACAGAAGAAATACACCAGCTTGCCGACCGATACCGGGCGAAAGGGTTCAGAACTGTAGGCCCAGTGGATATGGAGCGGACGACGAATGGCGAAACGATACGCTGGAAGCTGCTCTACGTTTTGGATGATGAAGAGGTGCTGCCCTTCTTCATACAATGGGAGGAAGAGGAATCGGCGCGTCTGGAGAGGATCAGAAACTTGAGGGGGACGTTCATTTCCCCGGAAATGAATATTCATCATGAAGTGAGGAATGTGAAGGTGTGGGACGCTTTCTTTGATGTAATCGGTGTCTGGAAAGGTGAAGTCGATGCACATACGACGCTCACCATCTCAGAAAATAAAGACCCGTCGATCACCCTGGAATTGGGGATGGACGGGGAATCGGCGATTTATAGAGGAGCAGTCTACAAATTTATATAG
- a CDS encoding ABC transporter ATP-binding protein produces the protein MADLKLKNIKKTYEKGPTVVDDFNLEIHDGEFIVLVGPSGCGKSTTLRMIAGLEEITGGELYINDSLVNDVEPKNRDIAMVFQNYALYPHMSVYDNMAFGLKLRKTPKAEIKERVEHAAEILGLTDYLDRKPKALSGGQRQRVALGRAIVREASVFLMDEPLSNLDAKLRVQMRAEITKLHKRLKTTTVYVTHDQTEALTMATRIVILDKGDIMQVGSPKEVYDFPENVFVAQFIGSPAMNVFDAEIRNGELVIGETTIKIPEFKRRMLLNEGYDNKPIKFGIRPEDVREEAVFVESELASAFNAEVKVSELLGSEIMLYSDLEGQEFISRVDARNELEPGDIVKFAFDMNKGHFFDNDTHKRIVTKEERAKEKESLEQQDTSGVIKA, from the coding sequence ATGGCTGATTTAAAGCTGAAGAATATAAAGAAGACATATGAAAAAGGTCCGACGGTGGTGGATGATTTCAATCTGGAAATCCATGATGGGGAATTCATCGTACTGGTTGGTCCTTCCGGGTGTGGGAAATCGACGACTTTGCGGATGATCGCCGGACTTGAAGAGATCACAGGCGGGGAATTGTACATCAATGACAGCTTGGTGAATGATGTCGAGCCGAAGAACAGGGATATCGCAATGGTCTTCCAGAACTATGCCCTCTATCCGCATATGAGCGTTTACGACAATATGGCGTTCGGTCTCAAGCTGAGGAAGACGCCGAAAGCGGAAATCAAAGAACGGGTTGAGCATGCAGCCGAGATTCTTGGTCTGACGGACTACCTGGACCGCAAGCCGAAGGCACTCTCAGGTGGACAGAGGCAGCGTGTAGCGCTGGGCCGGGCAATCGTCAGGGAGGCGAGCGTCTTCCTGATGGACGAGCCGCTGTCCAACCTGGACGCGAAACTGAGGGTGCAGATGCGTGCTGAAATCACCAAACTGCACAAGCGCCTGAAGACGACCACGGTATACGTGACACACGACCAGACGGAAGCGCTGACGATGGCCACCCGCATCGTGATACTCGATAAAGGGGATATCATGCAGGTCGGTTCGCCGAAGGAAGTATATGATTTTCCTGAGAATGTGTTTGTTGCGCAGTTCATCGGCTCACCAGCCATGAACGTGTTTGATGCAGAGATCAGGAATGGTGAACTTGTAATTGGGGAGACGACAATCAAGATTCCTGAATTCAAGCGTCGCATGCTTTTGAATGAGGGATATGACAACAAGCCGATCAAGTTCGGCATCCGTCCGGAGGATGTCAGGGAGGAAGCGGTCTTCGTCGAATCGGAGCTTGCTTCCGCCTTCAATGCGGAAGTCAAAGTAAGTGAGCTTCTCGGTTCCGAAATCATGCTCTACTCAGACCTCGAAGGGCAGGAATTCATCTCGCGTGTCGACGCACGCAATGAGCTTGAGCCGGGAGACATCGTGAAGTTTGCGTTCGACATGAACAAGGGGCATTTCTTCGATAATGACACGCATAAACGCATCGTCACGAAAGAAGAGCGCGCCAAGGAGAAGGAAAGTCTGGAACAGCAGGATACATCCGGTGTCATCAAGGCATAG